The following DNA comes from Rosa rugosa chromosome 5, drRosRugo1.1, whole genome shotgun sequence.
CCCAACGGATATATTCCGAAAGGTCTGCAGAAGAAGGAAGGAAGCTAGCTAGCTGCAACGGCAGGGGCATGTGGTGGTGCCCAAAATGACCCACCACCACCAAAgtgaccaccaccaccacccctaACTTTAGAAGACGATGAAATAAATGTTGATCATGCCTTTCCCCCTAACAAGTAGTGGCGCAGAGTAAATGACACTATCAAACAAATAGACCGATTAGTGGAAACAAGGGCAGTGATGAGTCCTATTTCTCAGTGTTGGATGATatcaacaaaatcacaaaaatgGAGACGGAAGATTTAGCTTCCATGTGAGTCATGGCCCATATGGCATGTGAGGATTATCCTTCAACCCGTTGCCTTGCCTTGGAGGCATGGGACCATTAATTGCTCTTAACCACAACCCGTGCAAAGTACATACACACGTCTTTAATCTTTGCACATTGTCACCTCCCGAAAAAATTCTCCGCATCGATGCATTAATGCATCATTCTTCTTTTTACGGCGGCAAATAGCTCGTGTATAAGGCCACCTCGTGCGTTACTTCTTTTTTGTTATGCACGAAATTCATGTTGTATAAAGAAATCCATATGAACAAGGTACGAAGAAAAGAAGTAAATTATGATGTAATGAATATACAAAAGTTTCTCATCGATTGAGATTGTCGGATTGGAAAAATGTCTAAAGACGATTTATTCAATCTAAAAAAGtgagaaaacaaaaaatcaacaaaatcgGATATTACACATGCATGCATGTGATGACTATCGTTACAGAGACTATTCATATGCATACTTCGCACATCACATCTTATCAACAGATTCTTGGAATGAACCTAAAAGATGACCGCCTCCCATTGCTAATTTTTTAAGAAATGAGAATGCCCTCTTGAGAAGGACTCTTATTTAGGTTTTGACCAATTAAGCTTTAACATTGGAAATTGGAAATTGGAAATGATCTCTGTTCTGCTCCTGTCAATGGTTTCCCATCTTGATCTTTTCTTATGACCAGTAGTATGGTATGAATTATTTGATAGCAGAATAGGAAGGTTTGAAAATTGTATAGGCCTTCTGTAGTTTTATTACAATTTTATGATTGATGATAGTGGTACGGAGATACTGGAGAAATAGGGAAGGAATTGGATCTAATGGCAACCCCCAACTGCCCTgtctgtttgttttttttttgctctatTTGGAAATTTCCTGCACCGACAATCTCACTATGGCAACCAAGAATACTATTTCAATTCCTATATCTCTATTCCAAGTAAGAAAACAGAGGCTGGTAGCTCATTCCTCTTTTTTATGAGTTGATTAGGCATTTCATGGATTATCACTCATTTTTCTTGTTAAGAAACAAAATAGTAAAACTCAGAATGGTCAACATTAGTGGCAATGGGCACCATCGAAGTAATAACAAAAAGATTGTCTACGACGAGTGGAGCTAAGAAACCTCGAGATGATACAACTTCTATACATCGAGTTTCACATCGTTTAGGGTTTATTTTTTCATAGCTTAAGCTTTTGAGGTTAGTGGTTGTCAACATAGTTAAATCGAATCATAATTCGATATATAGACTTTAGTCCGTATTGGACAATATACGAGATCTAAGTggttacatatatattttcctcGAGCAAAGTCTATTAATGTATTTCGAAGTATATATACTATATTGGGAAGTCGTGCACTTACTAGCAAAGGCTTGGGCAGCCCTATTTGATAGGGAGTTTGAGTATTTGCTCGGCAGAAAGTAGTACCCAAATTACCTTATTCTGTTGTCCATATTAACTCGTTGTTTTAAGTCCTTATGCAACTTAACCACAGACCAACCCTAGTCTACATCTGGAACCCTATACAGAAAATGACAAGAACTAGCTGATTCTAAATCTATGTATAAGATCTTGTTTTATAACTGGGGAAACTTCCGATTAAAGTCACTTCCCATTGAGTAAGAACACGACTAAAACAACGTTATGACGTAGTTTGAATTGGATGAACCACGTAAATTCCTCTTTCATTCACATTTATCGATTATGTGAACGACAGTCGACGAAGATTGTAAACTTTCATCATAGTTCTCGTAAGATCTTCTTTTAGAACTGGGGAAACTTCCCATTAAAGTCACTTCCCATAGAGTAAgaacgtgaaaaaaaaaaaaagcaacttcATGGTGTAGTTTGAATTGGGTGAACTATGTAAAATCCTCTTTCCATTCACATTTACAGAATATGTGAACGACCTCGAACAAAGATTGTAAAAGTATCATTCGCAATGGCTGAACAATTTTCTTTGATTATATGGCCTTAACAGTATAACACTACATGTATATGCACAAATGGAAATATACATCAAGGTTAGGGGACGTCATGAACAACAATCAAGTCCGTTGATCGATCAATCAGCAATGCTTTTGACCAATATATAAGAACTAGGGGCAAGTCCTTCGAGGGTTTAGGACAGTCATTTCAGGGGTTTTGTGAATTATATAAAATAGGTAATTTACATTGCTTAATATGGCATCAATATATGGGGTAAAAATAAAACTAGTAAAAGAGTACCACTAATGGAGTCTGTTTCCATAACTAGTTGAACAGTTCATACTTCATAATACTTTTGGCTGAAGTGAGCATAATCACAGTTGAAAAGTTTATAACATTTTCAGCTTTCTCTGTGATGTTGTGATCTTCAACTCAATTTGTATGCAAGAAAGCTATTTCTCCACACTAACCTCTCATTTTCGCAAGTGCACAGATATTAAATGTTAAAAACTGTAACTTCCACTTTGTCTCTAACTTttgtagaccatcaaacaaggCTGGATGAATTGCTGATGACAGGAAAAGCTTGCATACTAGGGAAGCCTATGCATAGGCAACATGATGGAGATATTCACTCCTAGGTAGACTAGTTGGTCTCAAAAGTGTATGCAGCTTCAGCAAAGTGAGACTTCACTAGTGCAAGAGCTCTAGAGCGATGAGAAATCTTGTTCTTTTCTTCCTTTGACATCTCGGCATAACTACAAAACAAACAACATGATTCAGCCTTAAGTACTAATGCGGACCACTGAGAAAAACATTTTGAATCTTCAAATAAAGATAACACTTACGTTTGCTCGTAACCATCAGGTTGAAATATTGGATCCCATCCAAAATCATTTGGTCCCCTTGCAGGAACTATTTTCCCCTGACATTCATCCATAAAATGCATGTTAGTGCCACACCCGGGTGTTGGCCATCAAGTATAATCATTTGTGGAAACTATTTATGCTGTATATTCCAAACAGCCACAAATTCCAATTTTCTTGTAATTCAATTCTTTTCACAAACATAAGCACAGATGAATCACTTTTCAACCTGAACAATATCACCATTCAGCATCTAGTTTTATCCTATGAATCCAACCAACATTCTCTAGTTAAAGGACTTATTTCAGGTCAACTAGAATTAAGTCATACTTGATCAAGTCTCAGAACTTGTGATTGACTCATGCCCGGCAGGAGAAGACAGATATAGATAGAGCACTCTTTTCCAATACAAGAAACCAATCCATTACCTACATTAGTCTCTCTGTATTACTGGACTAAATAGATTATGTGAATCACTACGATCCTCCTGGTTTCAGGCAAGTCTTTCTGGTTCTATTGACTCTAGCAagatatcttcttcttctctctcttttttttttctctgttttttggGTTATGCAGTATCTAATAGTTTTATTCATgaggagaatttttttttatcttttgcaTAATTAATTTAGGAGTCACTCAACTCATCCTTGCTGAAATGAAGAATATAGGGACTGCCACAACCAAAATaggaaataataaataatatacCGATTAAAGCAAAAGACATGGGGGCATCAAAATCATGTCTGGAAGATTTCATATTATACTAAAGTTTCTAGAGCTATATAACAAACGGCTAAAGTGAAAGAGGACACCCAGAATATTAGAGATAAGAAAATATTTGTCTACATACCGGAGTTTTACCCAGAAATGCAATAGGCTCAGCATTGGGCCCAATGGCAAAAGAAAAGGAGCACAAAGCGTATGCAGATTTATCCTCATATGCCATCAACATATTGTTGAGACCTATAAAAAAGTAAGAACCATTGAGCAAGCCACAAAGACATTTTTACACAATTAAATAACTGATAACTCCAACCTTCATGTCCAATCTTCTGCAGGAACCACTTGCTGCATTGTTATAAGAAATATTAGGACCACATTTTTGTAGGAATATTAAAACAGTCAAAACAAGATCACATAACTGGAAGTCTAGCTATTTGTGCTTTAAATATTGAGCTGGATGAagttcaaaaacaaacaaaagttaTATGGAAGTTaaatttaagaaagaaaaaatcgcAATAACCTAGGAGATTGTCTCTCACTTTAGGCCAAGTTTGGTGGAGGGAGATGG
Coding sequences within:
- the LOC133712853 gene encoding inosine triphosphate pyrophosphatase; this encodes MAAMGARGGGLVLPKPVTFVTGNAKKLEEVRAILGTSIPFNSLKLDLPELQGEPEDISKEKARLAAIQVKGPVLVEDTCLCFNALKGLPGPYIKWFLQKIGHEGLNNMLMAYEDKSAYALCSFSFAIGPNAEPIAFLGKTPGKIVPARGPNDFGWDPIFQPDGYEQTYAEMSKEEKNKISHRSRALALVKSHFAEAAYTFETN